The following proteins come from a genomic window of Verrucomicrobiota bacterium:
- a CDS encoding Rne/Rng family ribonuclease translates to MLEKVKQFLGLTQKKVGNQLIISCEKLERRVALLENGILEEYNIERDTDRNIVGSIFKGKVKNIEQGLKAMFVDIGFEKNAFLHFWDALPGLDSGVEEVDRASHERRSKKKITAKEVPEIYPVGSEVMVQVTKGPISNKGPRITTNISLAGRYLVLMPHNDQSGISRKIEDPKERERLRTILQRLDIPDGMGVIIRTIGEGQRARYFVRDLGLLLEQWRQIEEAFKTKPAAAVLFQEPDLIDRTVRDFLTEEIDAVFCDDQVAVDRMQSLVGQVSKRSKKRILLYNEPVSIFDKFGVQKQIDDAFHRQVWLRCGGYIVIDETEALIAIDVNTGRNKGAKDVDKTILQTNLEAADEIARQLRLRNIGGLIIGDFIDMKNRKDQQMVYNRMKERLKRDKAKTHVLPISALGLMEMTRQRAQESLTGSMFIPCPYCHGRAVVKSPMTMSVEIQRALHTVMRRNPETHDLKVIVNPEVLNRLKTEDEDLLVEIERRYAGRLTFRTDPTYHHEKFLIFDGLTNQELKP, encoded by the coding sequence ATGTTGGAAAAAGTTAAGCAGTTCCTTGGACTAACCCAGAAGAAGGTCGGCAACCAGCTCATCATCAGTTGCGAAAAGCTTGAACGGCGGGTGGCTCTGCTCGAAAACGGAATCCTCGAGGAGTACAACATCGAACGCGATACCGACCGCAACATTGTCGGCAGCATTTTCAAAGGAAAGGTCAAGAACATCGAGCAAGGTCTCAAAGCGATGTTCGTCGACATCGGTTTTGAGAAAAACGCCTTTTTGCACTTCTGGGATGCGCTGCCCGGCCTGGACAGCGGGGTGGAGGAAGTGGATCGGGCCAGCCACGAGCGCCGGTCCAAGAAGAAGATCACGGCCAAGGAGGTACCGGAAATTTACCCGGTCGGTTCTGAGGTGATGGTGCAGGTAACCAAGGGGCCGATCAGCAACAAAGGTCCGCGCATCACGACCAACATCAGCCTGGCGGGCCGCTACCTCGTGTTGATGCCGCATAACGATCAAAGCGGTATTTCGCGCAAAATCGAAGACCCGAAAGAGCGCGAACGGCTTCGCACCATTTTGCAGAGGCTCGATATCCCGGACGGCATGGGGGTGATTATCCGGACGATCGGTGAAGGTCAAAGGGCACGCTATTTTGTTCGCGACCTGGGTCTTCTGCTCGAACAATGGCGCCAGATTGAAGAGGCGTTCAAAACGAAGCCTGCAGCTGCGGTTTTGTTCCAGGAGCCTGACCTCATTGATCGTACCGTTCGTGACTTTCTGACGGAGGAAATCGACGCGGTCTTCTGCGACGACCAGGTCGCCGTCGACCGGATGCAATCGCTCGTCGGCCAGGTCTCAAAGCGTTCGAAGAAGCGCATCCTGCTGTACAACGAACCGGTGTCGATCTTTGATAAATTCGGGGTTCAAAAGCAGATCGACGACGCCTTCCATCGTCAGGTATGGCTGCGTTGCGGCGGTTATATCGTGATCGATGAAACCGAGGCGTTGATCGCGATCGACGTCAACACGGGTCGCAACAAAGGAGCGAAAGACGTCGACAAAACCATTCTGCAGACCAACCTGGAGGCCGCAGACGAAATCGCGCGCCAGCTGCGCCTGCGCAATATCGGCGGATTGATCATCGGCGACTTCATCGACATGAAAAACCGGAAGGACCAGCAAATGGTCTATAACCGGATGAAGGAACGTCTCAAACGAGATAAGGCCAAGACGCACGTGCTTCCGATCTCAGCGCTGGGGCTGATGGAGATGACGCGGCAACGGGCGCAGGAAAGCCTGACGGGTTCGATGTTTATCCCCTGCCCGTATTGTCACGGGCGGGCGGTGGTGAAGAGTCCGATGACCATGAGCGTGGAGATCCAGCGCGCGCTGCACACCGTGATGCGGCGCAACCCGGAAACTCACGACCTCAAAGTAATCGTGAATCCCGAAGTGCTGAACCGCCTGAAAACCGAGGACGAAGATTTACTGGTCGAAATCGAACGGCGCTACGCGGGCCGTCTCACCTTCCGAACCGATCCGACCTACCATCACGAGAAGTTCTTGATTTTTGATGGTCTCACTAACCAAGAATTAAAACCATGA
- a CDS encoding TonB family protein → MPDSPRPQRDRNSIVWFFLLSAALNGAAVVSGYWIKFPERSAKPETVIELTDLDVNDVEKLGNPDASAEAAPPEPEPTPPPPPPEEQPTPPPVDKPEFELPEPTPPPLPLPSPTPAPTVVPTATPLPRPLATPKPHQPQPPLPPPPAPKPPRPPVAAEKPRQTHNPNAAATPGVGAEPGPRGNPAGAPNGTGHAGHPGTGAVLLRSPKPPYPPQALQMGIRGDVRVQFTVSNGNILDVKAISGPPMLSSTVVRWTRANWKFAPNVNGTFTLPVTFQMQ, encoded by the coding sequence ATGCCGGACAGCCCGCGACCGCAGCGCGACCGGAATTCCATCGTCTGGTTTTTCCTCCTTTCCGCCGCCCTCAATGGGGCTGCGGTCGTGAGCGGCTATTGGATAAAATTTCCCGAGCGCTCCGCGAAGCCGGAGACGGTGATTGAACTGACCGACCTTGACGTTAATGACGTCGAGAAACTGGGTAACCCGGATGCTTCCGCAGAGGCAGCCCCACCGGAGCCGGAGCCGACGCCGCCTCCGCCCCCGCCGGAGGAGCAACCGACCCCACCGCCCGTGGACAAGCCTGAATTCGAGCTGCCGGAGCCAACGCCACCCCCTCTGCCGTTGCCTTCACCCACGCCGGCCCCCACGGTTGTCCCCACCGCAACGCCCCTTCCCCGGCCTTTGGCGACGCCGAAACCTCATCAGCCTCAACCGCCGCTTCCACCCCCGCCTGCGCCTAAACCGCCCCGGCCGCCAGTCGCTGCAGAGAAGCCGAGGCAAACGCATAACCCGAACGCGGCTGCCACCCCAGGCGTAGGCGCTGAGCCCGGTCCTCGGGGGAATCCCGCCGGTGCGCCCAACGGCACGGGCCATGCCGGCCATCCCGGCACCGGTGCCGTCCTGCTGCGCAGCCCCAAACCGCCTTACCCGCCCCAGGCTCTGCAGATGGGAATCCGCGGTGACGTCCGCGTGCAATTCACCGTTTCCAACGGCAACATCTTGGACGTCAAGGCCATCTCCGGACCCCCGATGCTGAGCAGCACGGTGGTCCGGTGGACGAGGGCAAACTGGAAGTTTGCCCCCAACGTCAACGGTACCTTCACCCTGCCGGTCACGTTCCAGATGCAGTAA
- a CDS encoding biopolymer transporter ExbD — MFFLLASFMLVSLTMINMKGIEVNLPTATNAQQNNKPDFTLVSIDVLQDIYFDKVHVPDSDVLARFRDLYNQDHGARVYIRCDKDVPYEKVVFVLDKARTAGIQKVGLEIKPAAGAGANAPTVAPAGPAASDHH, encoded by the coding sequence ATGTTTTTCCTGCTCGCCTCGTTTATGCTGGTGAGCCTGACAATGATCAACATGAAGGGGATCGAGGTGAACCTGCCGACGGCGACCAACGCTCAGCAGAACAACAAACCAGACTTCACCCTGGTCAGCATCGACGTCCTTCAGGACATTTACTTTGATAAGGTGCATGTCCCGGACAGCGACGTCCTGGCTCGCTTTCGGGACCTTTACAACCAGGATCACGGCGCCCGCGTCTATATCCGGTGCGATAAGGATGTTCCCTACGAAAAGGTCGTGTTTGTGCTGGATAAGGCCCGGACGGCCGGCATTCAGAAGGTTGGCCTGGAGATCAAACCGGCCGCGGGAGCAGGGGCGAATGCACCAACCGTTGCGCCGGCCGGACCCGCTGCTTCCGATCATCATTGA
- a CDS encoding MotA/TolQ/ExbB proton channel family protein, giving the protein MLAAGTDAVTHNVPAWARGNYFLEKFFEGGAVMYPIAVVFLVAVAVILERSVWWAIERGRRDADRLDKVYAALEQGNVQVASSLARGSKDPLIRTVWHGLNHAHASLEGALQIASGTELQRAGRFMSVLDTIITLAPLLGLLGTVTGIMAAFNAVNEGGLSPAAVSGGIGEALIATACGLGIAILTLVFFNFFNAKLARLQFELESTSHNVVLMFHSLHLKANPEAENARPQPEQYAGSN; this is encoded by the coding sequence ATGTTGGCTGCCGGAACGGACGCCGTCACCCACAACGTACCTGCCTGGGCCCGCGGCAATTACTTTCTGGAGAAGTTTTTCGAGGGTGGGGCAGTCATGTATCCCATCGCGGTGGTCTTCCTGGTCGCCGTGGCGGTGATCCTTGAGCGGAGCGTCTGGTGGGCCATCGAACGGGGCCGGCGTGATGCGGATCGCCTGGACAAGGTTTATGCCGCCCTTGAACAAGGGAATGTGCAGGTCGCCTCCAGCCTGGCGCGCGGCTCCAAAGACCCGTTGATCCGAACCGTTTGGCATGGCCTTAACCACGCGCACGCCTCTCTCGAAGGCGCCCTGCAAATCGCCTCCGGGACGGAACTCCAGCGCGCGGGCCGTTTCATGTCCGTGCTGGACACCATCATCACCTTGGCGCCGTTGCTCGGTTTGCTTGGCACGGTGACCGGCATCATGGCGGCGTTCAATGCCGTGAACGAGGGCGGCTTAAGCCCGGCGGCGGTTTCCGGAGGCATCGGCGAGGCACTTATCGCCACCGCCTGCGGTCTCGGTATCGCCATCCTGACCCTCGTATTTTTCAATTTCTTCAACGCCAAACTGGCCAGGCTGCAGTTCGAGCTGGAGTCGACCTCGCACAACGTCGTCCTGATGTTTCACAGCCTGCACCTGAAGGCCAACCCGGAGGCAGAAAATGCACGGCCGCAGCCCGAGCAATACGCCGGTTCCAATTAA
- the sufD gene encoding Fe-S cluster assembly protein SufD, producing the protein MSTTTIEPLLLSTGPGPAAPGSPSWFQELQISAWAEFEALPFPARKDETWRFSNVKGLALDQYALAPESTAEVSAEVQSRALEGAAGQLIFLNDRLVAIDFFDNALREQGVVFTTLEEALVTQGDLLQAHFMSQPARLGSQKFAALHKAMVKAGTFLHVPKGVEIRRPFQVFHFIQGRNAAVFPHTLVIADPASRVTVVDHFISLDPFTPGFACGVNDLIVKDQAQLTYISVQEWSREFTSVQINSTMAGRDAAATNLSLNLGGKYSRLESVSRLQGAGGRSDMLAVSVARNAQEFDQRTYQDHLRPNTTSDLLYKNALFDEARTIFSGLIKVEPGAHRTDAYQKVRNLLLSDEAEANSLPGLEILADDVRCTHGATSGQVEEEELFYLKSRGIPERAAKALIVRGFLNEVTDRLPDEALRTYLHRQIDRYLG; encoded by the coding sequence ATGTCGACAACCACCATCGAACCATTGCTTCTTTCGACGGGACCCGGGCCGGCTGCGCCCGGGTCGCCTTCATGGTTTCAGGAGCTTCAAATTTCTGCATGGGCCGAATTTGAAGCGCTTCCTTTTCCGGCGCGCAAAGATGAAACCTGGCGATTTTCAAACGTTAAGGGGCTTGCCCTTGATCAGTATGCGCTGGCGCCGGAATCGACGGCTGAAGTAAGCGCGGAGGTTCAAAGCCGCGCCCTGGAGGGAGCGGCCGGCCAGTTGATCTTCCTGAACGATCGCTTGGTGGCGATCGACTTTTTTGATAACGCGTTGCGTGAACAGGGCGTCGTTTTCACGACGCTGGAGGAAGCGCTGGTGACCCAGGGGGACCTCCTGCAGGCCCATTTCATGTCGCAACCGGCCCGGTTAGGGTCACAGAAATTTGCCGCCCTCCACAAGGCGATGGTGAAGGCGGGAACGTTCCTTCACGTCCCGAAAGGCGTCGAAATTCGCCGGCCATTTCAGGTGTTCCACTTTATCCAGGGACGCAACGCCGCCGTTTTTCCGCACACGCTGGTCATCGCCGACCCGGCCAGCCGGGTGACTGTCGTCGATCACTTTATTTCCCTGGATCCTTTCACGCCCGGGTTTGCGTGCGGCGTCAATGACCTGATCGTCAAAGATCAGGCCCAGCTCACTTACATCAGCGTCCAGGAATGGAGCCGGGAATTCACCTCGGTCCAGATCAACTCGACCATGGCCGGCCGTGACGCGGCTGCCACCAACCTTTCTCTGAACCTTGGCGGGAAATATTCGCGGCTGGAAAGCGTGAGCCGGCTTCAAGGGGCGGGGGGACGCAGCGACATGCTGGCCGTCAGCGTGGCTCGCAACGCGCAGGAGTTTGACCAGCGGACTTACCAGGATCACCTCCGGCCGAATACGACCAGCGATCTGCTCTACAAAAACGCGCTGTTCGACGAGGCACGAACGATCTTCTCCGGCCTGATCAAGGTCGAGCCGGGCGCGCACCGCACCGACGCGTATCAGAAAGTGCGCAACCTTCTGCTCAGCGATGAAGCGGAAGCGAATTCACTCCCGGGGCTCGAGATCCTGGCAGACGACGTGCGTTGTACCCATGGGGCCACCTCCGGCCAGGTTGAAGAGGAGGAACTGTTTTACTTGAAAAGCCGCGGTATTCCGGAGCGCGCGGCCAAAGCGCTGATCGTTCGCGGCTTTCTCAACGAAGTGACCGACCGGTTGCCGGATGAAGCACTCCGCACGTACCTGCACCGCCAGATCGACCGGTATCTCGGGTAA
- the sufB gene encoding Fe-S cluster assembly protein SufB has translation MSTETPSLDLDREIGNFYFDVKPTRDAGVGLTEKTIDYIVDAKGEPDWIREFRKNAYRVFMEKPLPTHWAGDELNEIDFGIIRYYLASGEAPKRTWEEVPDKIKQTFERLGIPESERKFLAGVEAQFDSEAVYSNIKKAVADQGVIFVGSTEGLKHHPEIFRKWFGKVIPTGDNKFSALNSAVFSGGSFIYVPPGVKVRHPLQAYFRINAENFGQFERTLIIADEGAEVMYMEGCTAPKFTTATLHSAVVELVALKGAKIQYVTVQNWAPNVFNLVTKRGLAMEGAEIKWIDCNIGSRLTMKYPGVILKGRKARGEVISIALASDGQHQDTGAKMVHAADETTSNIVSKSISVGQGRATYRGLVHVPKHLKGCKNNTECDALLINPNSRTDTYPAITVRGTGNATQHEASVSQISAEQIFYMQQRGLTEGQAMSLAVNGFVNDLVRQFPMEYSVELKRLIDLEMEGSVG, from the coding sequence ATGAGTACCGAAACGCCATCACTCGACCTCGATCGTGAGATCGGCAATTTTTACTTTGACGTCAAACCCACCCGCGACGCGGGAGTTGGGCTGACGGAAAAAACCATCGACTACATCGTCGATGCCAAAGGTGAACCTGATTGGATCCGTGAGTTCCGTAAAAACGCTTACCGGGTCTTCATGGAAAAACCCCTGCCGACGCACTGGGCGGGTGATGAGCTGAACGAGATCGATTTCGGCATTATCCGCTACTACCTGGCGTCCGGCGAAGCGCCGAAACGGACCTGGGAAGAGGTTCCCGACAAAATCAAACAAACCTTTGAACGCCTTGGGATCCCGGAAAGCGAACGCAAGTTTCTGGCCGGGGTTGAAGCCCAATTCGACAGTGAAGCGGTTTACTCGAACATCAAAAAGGCGGTGGCGGACCAGGGCGTCATCTTTGTCGGGAGCACCGAGGGGCTGAAGCACCACCCGGAGATCTTCCGCAAATGGTTCGGCAAAGTCATTCCGACGGGCGATAACAAGTTCAGCGCGCTCAACAGCGCCGTCTTCAGTGGAGGCAGCTTCATCTATGTACCGCCCGGGGTGAAGGTGAGGCATCCCCTGCAGGCCTACTTCCGCATCAATGCGGAAAACTTCGGGCAATTTGAGCGGACCCTGATCATCGCCGACGAAGGTGCGGAGGTGATGTACATGGAGGGTTGTACCGCTCCGAAGTTCACTACGGCGACTTTGCACTCGGCCGTGGTGGAACTCGTCGCCCTTAAGGGAGCCAAGATCCAGTACGTGACCGTACAGAACTGGGCTCCGAACGTCTTCAACCTGGTGACCAAGCGCGGGCTGGCCATGGAAGGAGCGGAGATCAAATGGATCGACTGCAACATCGGGTCGCGTCTGACGATGAAGTACCCGGGGGTGATCCTGAAAGGCCGCAAAGCGCGTGGCGAGGTGATCAGCATCGCCCTTGCGAGCGATGGCCAGCATCAGGACACGGGGGCTAAGATGGTCCACGCGGCCGATGAGACCACCAGCAACATCGTTTCCAAGAGCATCAGCGTCGGCCAGGGACGGGCGACTTACCGGGGATTAGTCCACGTGCCGAAACACCTGAAAGGCTGCAAGAATAACACCGAGTGCGACGCGCTTTTGATCAACCCCAACAGCCGCACCGATACCTACCCGGCAATCACCGTGCGCGGCACCGGCAACGCCACTCAGCACGAAGCGTCCGTGAGTCAGATCAGCGCTGAGCAGATCTTTTACATGCAGCAGCGTGGCCTGACCGAGGGCCAGGCGATGAGCCTTGCCGTCAACGGGTTTGTGAATGATCTCGTGCGCCAGTTCCCCATGGAATACAGCGTCGAACTCAAACGGCTGATCGACCTGGAAATGGAGGGATCAGTCGGTTAA
- the sufC gene encoding Fe-S cluster assembly ATPase SufC, with amino-acid sequence MSSIVIQDLSASIQNQEIIRGLSLEFSQGEVHAIMGPNGSGKSTLAKVIAGHPDYEVTGGDILLDGESILGLEPDDRARRGLFLAFQYPMEIPGVSNANFLRAALQARLPEGEELEATEFYQRLYDKMDLLEIPRQFTARAVNEGFSGGEKKRNEILQLAMLEPAFAILDETDSGLDIDALKIVAKGVNTLRGPGLGILLITHYQRLLNYIVPDFVHVMFEGKIVRSGGKELALELEAKGYDWLKTGEPVQAKA; translated from the coding sequence ATGAGTTCAATTGTCATCCAAGATCTTTCCGCTTCAATCCAGAACCAGGAAATCATTCGCGGTCTTAGCCTGGAATTCAGCCAGGGCGAGGTCCACGCGATCATGGGTCCGAACGGTTCCGGTAAGAGCACGCTGGCCAAAGTCATCGCCGGGCATCCCGATTACGAGGTGACGGGCGGGGACATCTTGCTGGATGGAGAAAGCATCTTGGGCCTGGAACCGGACGACCGGGCGCGCCGCGGCCTTTTTCTTGCCTTTCAATACCCGATGGAAATCCCCGGCGTGAGCAACGCCAATTTTCTGCGTGCCGCCCTGCAGGCGCGTTTGCCCGAAGGTGAGGAGCTGGAGGCCACGGAGTTCTACCAGCGTTTGTACGACAAGATGGACCTGCTCGAAATTCCCCGGCAATTCACGGCCCGCGCGGTCAATGAAGGGTTCTCGGGAGGGGAAAAGAAGCGCAACGAGATTCTGCAACTGGCCATGCTGGAACCGGCTTTTGCCATCCTGGACGAGACCGACAGCGGCCTTGACATCGACGCTTTGAAAATCGTCGCCAAAGGCGTCAACACCCTTCGCGGACCCGGGCTGGGCATCCTGCTGATCACGCACTACCAGCGCCTGCTGAACTACATTGTCCCTGATTTCGTGCACGTTATGTTCGAGGGGAAAATCGTCCGCAGCGGCGGAAAGGAACTTGCCCTGGAGCTCGAGGCCAAAGGTTACGACTGGCTTAAGACGGGCGAGCCGGTCCAGGCCAAGGCTTAA
- a CDS encoding transcriptional repressor has protein sequence MEDDAGISKLLAARGIRLTRQREKILAILLQQRDHPTASDVYERARQKMPSISLATVYNSLEALARSGLLKQVNVDRAPTRFCANLQDHSHFFCERCGAIYDVEAVPARPENLPPGFIVFHADVALKGLCSNCSDLNV, from the coding sequence GTGGAGGACGATGCCGGGATTTCTAAGCTTCTTGCCGCCCGTGGGATCCGGTTGACCCGCCAGCGAGAGAAGATTTTGGCGATCCTCTTGCAACAAAGGGATCATCCAACTGCCTCGGACGTGTACGAACGCGCAAGACAAAAAATGCCTTCGATATCCCTGGCGACCGTCTATAACAGCCTGGAAGCCCTGGCCCGCAGCGGCCTGCTGAAACAGGTCAACGTTGACCGGGCGCCAACCCGGTTCTGCGCGAACCTGCAGGATCACAGCCACTTTTTTTGCGAACGTTGCGGCGCCATCTACGATGTCGAGGCTGTACCGGCCCGGCCGGAGAATTTGCCGCCCGGTTTCATCGTCTTTCATGCGGATGTCGCCCTGAAAGGCCTCTGCTCGAACTGTTCTGACCTTAACGTATGA
- a CDS encoding diacylglycerol kinase family protein produces MKSSFWPWFRLRVRSFGHAFTGIGHLVATEWNFRIHLAGTASAFIAGLILRFGYAEWLVVGTLTGLVLTAEALNTAIERLVSLLHPEIHPLARAAKDTAAAGVLLASLTALIVGTAIVIHHLGGG; encoded by the coding sequence GTGAAATCCTCGTTCTGGCCCTGGTTCAGGCTGCGGGTGCGATCGTTCGGACACGCGTTCACCGGCATCGGGCATCTGGTCGCGACGGAGTGGAATTTTCGCATTCACCTTGCCGGGACCGCTTCAGCGTTCATTGCCGGCTTGATCCTTCGATTCGGGTACGCCGAATGGCTGGTCGTCGGAACGCTGACCGGCCTGGTCCTGACGGCGGAAGCGCTGAACACCGCCATCGAGCGTCTCGTGAGCCTTTTGCACCCGGAAATTCACCCGCTGGCGCGCGCGGCCAAGGATACGGCGGCCGCAGGCGTTCTGCTGGCGTCGTTGACCGCCCTTATCGTTGGCACCGCGATTGTGATCCATCATCTTGGCGGCGGGTAA
- a CDS encoding amino acid permease, with protein MPNKKVSCLTATNLVVANMIGTGVFTSLGFQVAAIRSDTALLVLWAIGGIVSFCGALCYAELATALRRSGGEYRFLSLIYHPSIGFIAGWISATVGFAAPIALAAMAFGSYFQAVLPAVPPTVLSLLLVWVITAVHLAGIHTGTRFQNLSTLIKMALILVLIIAGLLIRPGQPLHFGAAQEDLRELLSGPFAVSLIYVMYAYSGWNAAAYITEEVVEPEKNVPRALAVGTVVVTVIYLVLNYIFLHTTPKAALSGQLQVGMLAGQAIFGTWGARIVSILIGFGLVATVGAMGWIGPRVTKAIADDFPRLHWLRWSSRNGTPVLTTLLQLAIVTALILSATFEKVLVYIQFSLLLSSFLAVLGLIVLRIRRPELPRPYRVWAFPITPLVFLAVTLHMLVYTIRERPVESLCGALTSCFGVVVYFLCRTPGAPDPVLLAGTRNRRGTDAHRT; from the coding sequence ATGCCGAACAAGAAAGTTTCCTGTCTAACCGCCACCAACCTGGTCGTGGCCAACATGATCGGCACGGGCGTGTTCACCAGCCTGGGTTTCCAGGTGGCAGCGATCCGGTCCGATACGGCGCTGCTGGTCCTCTGGGCGATTGGCGGCATCGTATCGTTTTGCGGCGCGTTGTGCTACGCCGAACTGGCGACGGCGTTGCGGCGATCCGGAGGCGAATACCGTTTCCTGAGTTTGATCTACCATCCGTCGATCGGCTTCATCGCCGGGTGGATATCGGCTACGGTCGGCTTTGCCGCCCCGATCGCTTTGGCGGCAATGGCCTTTGGGAGTTACTTTCAGGCCGTGTTGCCGGCCGTTCCCCCGACGGTTTTGTCATTGCTGCTGGTATGGGTCATCACGGCCGTACACCTGGCCGGGATCCACACGGGGACAAGATTCCAGAACCTGTCCACGCTCATCAAGATGGCCCTGATTCTGGTCCTGATTATCGCCGGCCTTCTCATCCGGCCGGGGCAGCCGCTGCATTTCGGCGCCGCTCAGGAAGATCTCAGAGAATTGCTGTCCGGGCCATTTGCGGTGAGCCTGATTTACGTGATGTACGCCTACTCCGGATGGAATGCAGCGGCTTACATTACCGAAGAAGTTGTCGAGCCGGAAAAGAATGTTCCACGGGCCCTGGCGGTCGGGACCGTGGTCGTCACGGTCATTTACCTGGTGCTCAACTACATCTTCCTGCATACCACCCCTAAGGCGGCGCTGTCGGGCCAACTCCAGGTCGGCATGCTGGCCGGCCAGGCGATCTTCGGCACCTGGGGCGCCAGGATCGTCAGTATCCTGATCGGGTTCGGCCTGGTTGCGACCGTGGGAGCCATGGGCTGGATCGGTCCCCGGGTAACGAAGGCAATCGCGGACGATTTCCCCCGGCTGCATTGGTTGCGATGGTCGAGCCGGAATGGGACCCCCGTTTTAACGACGCTACTTCAACTGGCGATTGTGACCGCACTGATTCTCAGCGCGACGTTTGAGAAGGTGCTGGTCTACATCCAGTTCAGCCTGCTGCTCTCGTCATTTCTGGCCGTGCTGGGCCTTATCGTCCTGCGGATTCGCCGGCCCGAGCTTCCTCGTCCGTATCGCGTTTGGGCTTTTCCGATCACGCCGCTGGTTTTCCTCGCGGTCACCCTCCACATGCTCGTATACACCATCCGTGAGAGGCCGGTGGAATCGCTCTGCGGGGCGCTGACGTCGTGCTTCGGCGTTGTCGTGTACTTTTTGTGCCGCACGCCCGGCGCCCCCGACCCAGTCCTCCTCGCCGGCACCCGGAACCGGCGGGGCACTGATGCCCATCGCACCTGA
- a CDS encoding beta-lactamase family protein, giving the protein MQKTLAIVLVTLCSLSGAPLARALELDPAAVRAADAYAASRNGLSLLVVKDDRIVYEAYHNGFSPGYITSIFSGTKGFWCVAAAIAEQEGILDLDEPAARTLPEWEGSPVKSQIRIRDLLSFTAGLEPVFALHGRSIPDRDAYSVRLPPVCRPGEAFMYGPSQLQVFLEVFKRKLALRHTTPEEYLTRHLLWPLGIRSVDFRKDAAGNPLLASGFKLTARQWAQFGRLILAGGRYHGRQLVHLQDLEECFHGTKANPIFGMGFWLNRYADDPDAREVDVEKVLEQPWQRQAWQHACLSHVAPSDMVAAIGSGYQRMFLIPSENLIVIRQGRNADFSDAHFLRLLFAGSTPSPSLAAKAIRTRAE; this is encoded by the coding sequence ATGCAAAAGACCTTAGCGATCGTTCTCGTCACCCTCTGCTCTCTAAGCGGTGCGCCTTTGGCCCGCGCACTGGAACTTGACCCTGCGGCCGTCCGCGCGGCCGACGCCTACGCCGCATCGCGGAACGGCTTGTCCCTGCTGGTCGTTAAAGATGACCGTATCGTCTACGAGGCGTACCATAACGGCTTCAGCCCTGGTTACATCACCTCCATTTTCAGCGGCACGAAAGGGTTTTGGTGCGTCGCGGCGGCCATTGCCGAACAGGAGGGTATCCTGGACCTGGATGAGCCGGCAGCCCGGACCCTGCCCGAGTGGGAGGGCAGCCCGGTCAAATCGCAGATCCGCATCCGCGACCTGCTCTCTTTCACGGCCGGTCTGGAACCCGTGTTCGCTCTTCACGGCCGGTCGATTCCGGATCGGGACGCTTACAGCGTCCGGCTTCCGCCCGTCTGCCGTCCGGGAGAGGCCTTCATGTACGGGCCCAGCCAGTTGCAGGTCTTTTTGGAGGTGTTCAAACGCAAGCTGGCTCTGCGCCACACCACACCGGAAGAATACCTGACCCGTCACTTGTTGTGGCCGCTTGGGATCCGCTCAGTCGACTTTCGAAAGGACGCTGCCGGCAACCCGCTCCTGGCAAGCGGCTTCAAGTTGACGGCCCGGCAATGGGCCCAGTTCGGCCGTTTGATCCTTGCCGGGGGGCGGTACCACGGCCGCCAGCTCGTCCACTTGCAAGACCTCGAGGAATGTTTTCATGGCACCAAGGCGAATCCGATATTCGGCATGGGCTTCTGGTTGAACCGCTATGCGGATGATCCGGATGCGCGCGAGGTGGACGTCGAGAAGGTGCTGGAGCAACCCTGGCAGCGACAAGCCTGGCAGCACGCTTGCCTGAGCCACGTCGCACCGAGCGATATGGTCGCGGCGATCGGATCCGGTTACCAGCGCATGTTCCTGATTCCTTCAGAAAACCTTATCGTGATTCGCCAGGGCCGGAACGCCGACTTTTCCGATGCGCATTTCCTGCGGCTGCTCTTTGCCGGATCCACGCCTTCGCCGTCATTGGCGGCAAAAGCGATTCGAACCAGGGCAGAGTAG